GCGACGATGTCCTCCCACGGCACGTACTCCCCCGGCCCGAGGTTGCGTACCCACAGTCCGGCCGCATCGGGCCGCGCGTGGATCGTGGCATAGCGGTGCAGGAAGGCAGCGGTCGCGACCCCGATCCCTGCGATGGTGAGCCGGTCCACGACGCCGTAGTGCCCGGGCATGGTCAGGGCGAGCACGACGGCTCCGACGAGGATCCCGACCCCGATGACGATGGGCACGATCCGACCGCGCACCGGCCGGAAGATCTGTCCCGAGGAGCGGCCGGCGGCGGTCACAGCCGGCACGCCGAGATCTCGGTCACGAGGATGGCCCTGGCGCCGAGGTCGTACAGCTGGTCCATGATCCGGTTGGTTCGTCCGCGCGGGACCATCGAGCGCACCGCACACCACCGCTCGTCGTGCAGCGTGCTCACGGTCGGCGACTCCAAGCCCGGTGTCAGCTGCACCGCGTGCTCGACGAGATCGGCCGGGCAGTCGTAGTCGAGCAGCACGTACTCCCGTGCGGTGACGACCCCCTTGATGCGACGGTGGAGCACGTCGATGCCGCTCTCGCTGGCGTCGGACCGGCGGATGAGCACGGCCTCGCTGCGCAGGATCGGCTCGCCGAAGACCTCCAGACCCTGCTGGCGCAGGGTCGTGCCGGTCTCGACGACGTCCGCGATCGCGTCGGCGACACCGAGGGTGATGGCGGTCTCCACGGCACCGTCGAGACGGACGACCTCGGTGGACACCCCCTTCGCCTCGAGGTGGCTGCGTACGAGCCCCGCGTAGGAGGTGGCGACGCGGCGGCCGTCGAGGTCCGCTGCGGAGCTGGCTTCGCCCGGACGTCCGGCGAAGCGGAAGGTCGATCCCGCGAAGCCCAGGCCCATGATCTCGGTGGCGGCGGACTCTGAGTCGAGCAGCAGGTCACGGCCGGTGATGCCCGCATCGACCTGTCCCTGGCCGACGTAGACGGCGACGTCACGCGGACGCAGGTAGAAGAACTCCACGTCGTTGTCGGGGTCGGCGACGATCAGCTCCTTGCTGTCGCGGCGGACCCGGTACCCCGCCTCACGGAGCATCTCCACGGCGGGTTCGGACAGGGAGCCCTTGTTGGGCACGGCGATGCGCACGTCGGTCCTCTCAGAGGTGGGTGTAGACGTCGTCGGGGGTCAGGCCACCGTCGATCATCAGCACCTGCAGGTGGTAGAGCAGCTGGCTGATCTCCTCGGCCAGCTCCTCCTTGCTCTCGTACTCCGCGGCCATCCACACCTCGGCGGCCTCCTCGACGATCTTCTTGCCGATCGCGTGGGTTCCGGCGTCGAGCTGGGCGACGGTGCCCGAGCCCTCCGGCCGTTCCGTGGCCTTCCGGGTGAGTTCGGCGAAGAGGGTCTCGAAGGTCTTCACAACGGCCCAGCCTAGTTGGCCGAGGTGCGCGTCGATGCCTCGGGTTCATGGTCCGGACTCTCGGTCCGGGTCGCGCGCCGCCACACGAGGAAGCCGTAGCCGACGAAGATCGCGTAGAGCGCGTAGAGCAGGGCGGTCGGCAGGTACCCGCTGTGCCACAGGAGGGGCACGCCCACGAGGTCCACGCCGATCCAGATCAACCAGAACTCGTTCCAGCCCCGCGCCATCGCGTACGTGGCGAGCAACGAGCCCATGAAGATCCAGGCGTCCGCCCAGTAGTACCAGCGTGGCGCCGGCCAGCCGGCGCCGAGCGCGGCGAAGACCTGTTGCACGACGACGATCCCGATGACGAGGGTGAGCGCCAGACCGAGGCGCTCTGCCCCCTTCGCCCACCGTGGCGTGATCGCCCGGCCGTCGTCGTCGCCCTGGTGCGCCTTGATGCGCTGCCACCGCCACCAGCCGAAGAGCGAGGTGGCGATGAAGAAGATCTGGCGGGCCGACTGGCCGAACAGCGGCGCCTTGTCGTGGACGTCCAGCGTGATGCCGATGTAGACGAGGAAGAGGATCGCGTTGCCGACGATCCCGACCGGCCAGGCCCACACCCTGCGCAGCATCCCTCCGACCGCCGAGGCGAGACCGAAGCCGATCCCGATGACCTCCATGAGCGAGAGTCGGTAGCCGGCGATGTCGAGGGCGGCCGAGTAGATCCACTCGATGATCGACATGCGTCGTCCCTGACCTGGCCGCAGCGCTCAGTGGGAGTGGCGGAGCGCCAGCTCCCGCAGCTCGTCGACCGCGGACGCCGCCTCGTGCGCCCCGTACACGGCTGACCCGGCGACGAAGACGTCGGCGCCGGCCTCGGCGCACTGCTCGATGGTCCCGGCGGAGACGCCGCCGTCGACCTGGACCCAGATGTCACCGCCGTGCTTCCTCACGGCCTGGCGGACCTGCTCGACCTTGGGCATCTGGTCGGCCATGAAGGACTGCCCGCCGAACCCCGGCTCAACCGTCATGACGAGAACCATGTCGACCTCCGTCAGCAGCTCCTCGTAGGGAGCGAAGGCGGTCCCCGGCTTGAGCGCCATGCTCGCCCGGGCACCCTGACCGCGGATGTCGCGGGCGAGCGTCACCGGGTCCTTCGCTGCCTCGATGTGGAAGGTGACGCTCTTGGCTCCGGCCTCGGCGTACGGCGGTGCCCAGCGGTCCGGGTCCTCGATCATCAGGTGGCAGTCGATCGGGATCGGGCTGACCCGCAACAGCGACTCGACGATCGGCAGGCCGAGCGTCAGGTTGGGCACGAAGTGCGCGTCCATGACGTCGACGTGTGCCCAGTCGGCGTTGCTGATCGCGGCCAGCTCGGACTCGAGGTTGGCGAAGTCGGCGGAGAGGATGCTCGGGGAGATCTGCACGGGGGCCAGTACACCACTCGGCGGCCACGAGGCGGATACCGGTACCAGGACCCGCGGACTACGCGCGTTTGCGCAGGACGGCGAGGAACATCCCGTCCGTGC
The DNA window shown above is from Janibacter sp. A1S7 and carries:
- the rpe gene encoding ribulose-phosphate 3-epimerase, which codes for MQISPSILSADFANLESELAAISNADWAHVDVMDAHFVPNLTLGLPIVESLLRVSPIPIDCHLMIEDPDRWAPPYAEAGAKSVTFHIEAAKDPVTLARDIRGQGARASMALKPGTAFAPYEELLTEVDMVLVMTVEPGFGGQSFMADQMPKVEQVRQAVRKHGGDIWVQVDGGVSAGTIEQCAEAGADVFVAGSAVYGAHEAASAVDELRELALRHSH
- a CDS encoding nicotinamide mononucleotide transporter family protein: MSIIEWIYSAALDIAGYRLSLMEVIGIGFGLASAVGGMLRRVWAWPVGIVGNAILFLVYIGITLDVHDKAPLFGQSARQIFFIATSLFGWWRWQRIKAHQGDDDGRAITPRWAKGAERLGLALTLVIGIVVVQQVFAALGAGWPAPRWYYWADAWIFMGSLLATYAMARGWNEFWLIWIGVDLVGVPLLWHSGYLPTALLYALYAIFVGYGFLVWRRATRTESPDHEPEASTRTSAN
- a CDS encoding phosphoribosyl-ATP diphosphatase, with the protein product MKTFETLFAELTRKATERPEGSGTVAQLDAGTHAIGKKIVEEAAEVWMAAEYESKEELAEEISQLLYHLQVLMIDGGLTPDDVYTHL
- a CDS encoding PH domain-containing protein translates to MPAVTAAGRSSGQIFRPVRGRIVPIVIGVGILVGAVVLALTMPGHYGVVDRLTIAGIGVATAAFLHRYATIHARPDAAGLWVRNLGPGEYVPWEDIVAVRFSQGMPWVRLDLADGTDMAVMAIQRADGPRSGDEAQRLADLVGR
- the hisG gene encoding ATP phosphoribosyltransferase, with the translated sequence MRIAVPNKGSLSEPAVEMLREAGYRVRRDSKELIVADPDNDVEFFYLRPRDVAVYVGQGQVDAGITGRDLLLDSESAATEIMGLGFAGSTFRFAGRPGEASSAADLDGRRVATSYAGLVRSHLEAKGVSTEVVRLDGAVETAITLGVADAIADVVETGTTLRQQGLEVFGEPILRSEAVLIRRSDASESGIDVLHRRIKGVVTAREYVLLDYDCPADLVEHAVQLTPGLESPTVSTLHDERWCAVRSMVPRGRTNRIMDQLYDLGARAILVTEISACRL